The DNA window GGGGTTTGTGGAAACACAGTGTAGAATGCCTTGTTGAGCTCTGTCCATCTCCATGCTGCCCCCTTGAGGAAAAGGTGGACAGCAGAAAGGAAGTTGAGTGGTGCTTGTCAGCAAGGCTTCCTGGATTGATGTAAATACATACCACTTATTGTTCATTGTGTGCCAGGCACGTCTCTAAACGCACATTATTTTTACTATAAAAACATTTTGTGCAAGACTATGCATTATCTCATAACCCAGCTCTACAAGGGGAAAATGCTACTTTGGGTCCTgtttacaaatgaggaaattaAGGTTTTAAGAGCTTAATAACCTGCATGAATTATTAAAAGGTCTGAAACTGGGACTAGAACCCACATGTGTCTGACTATAAGTCCGGGGCCCTAGATACTGTTTGCCTCCTTCACTTTGTAATTTATGTCCGTCCTTCCTGAAGGGTTCGTCATATTTGCTGTCCTTCTGGTGGTGTCTTGCCTTATCCTCATCTTCATTGTGGCCCCACGTTATGGGCAAAGGAATATCCTCATTTACATCATCATTTGCTCTGTGATCGGATCCTTCTCTGTGACTGCTGTCAAGGGGCTGGGTGTCACCATTAGGAACTTCTTCCAGGGTTTACCGGTCGTCCGGCACCCCCTCCCCTACATCTTGTCCCTCATCCTGGGACTTTCCATCATCATTCAGGTCAACTTCCTCAACAGAGCATTGGATATTTTTAACACCTCACTGGTCTTCCCCATCTACTATGTCTTCTTCACCACGGTAGTAGTGACCTCCTCCATCGTCCTCTTCAAGGAGTGGTACACCATGACTGCTGTGGATATTGTGGGTACACTGTCTGGCTTCGTCACTATCATCTTGGGTGTTTTTATGCTTCATGCTTTCAAAGATTTGGACATCAACCAAATCAGCTTGCCACACACGCACAAAAACACAACTCCAGCTCCTGCCCCAGAGCCCACAGTCATTAAACTGGAAGACAAGAATGTCCTTGTGGACAACATAGAACTTGCCAGCACACCATCACCACAACAGAAGCCCAAAGTATTCATGATCCATTCTTAAAGCCTGGAACATGTGAGCAAGAGGAGACACCCAATGGTCTAGCCTGACCTCTCAAGTTCAAAACTTCCTGGTTACTTTCAGCACATCTCTTGCCGAGGGCTAtctttttttgagatatttaTTTATACCTCACTGCTGttcctagaagaagaaaaaaaatccctaccTTGTAAGGTAGGTGGCAGGACTTCCTAGAGATACAGCCTTGGTGACTAAATCCACCAGTTTCTGTTGAAGCCAGGAAGTCCCCAGAGCCTCTTCCCTCTGGTTCCCTCAGCACCATCCATATGTTGTTAGGGAGAAGATAAGAGTTTGACCTGCTGAATGTAGCCCAGTTCAAGAATTGCCCTCAGATATTGGTCATCAGGAAACCCTTCATGCCACTTGGCCTGTCCAGCTGGACTTCTAAGTCCTTAGCTCAAGAATGAGGCTTGCAAGAGGACTACAGAGCCATCTGTATGCTGCGCCATGCCAAAGTGCATAGCAGGTGCCAAGTAGCCTGGTGTTTCTTGGAGACAGAAGCAAGACCCCGGCTGACCTTCTTACTGTGAATACCACCTGATGTCTCAGGGAAGTTTCAACTGGCCTATTCTCCAAGCAGAGCAGCCTGGAGGTCACATCTTGCTGTCCGGGCCTCCAGTGGCACCACCaggcctccctctctctgtccaaGTCACCAGTCACTGAAACATGCAGGTTGTAACTTTAGAACTCAACAGCACGGGGATGCTTCCTAGTCCAGCTCTGATGGTCACCTAGCCTTCTCTGGGAAGAAAACAGCACTGTCATGCTGGAATTTAGCAGAATGAAACTTCCTTTGTGTCAAGAAGTTGACCACGACACGacttggggaggtgggggagagtaTGAGACACAATGTCATGGTTGTCTGAAGGGAGTCATGGGCTCTCTGGAAACCTGGAGGTAACTTTTGGCCTGACTCAGTCCCAAGCAAGAACCCAAACCATCCCCTCACTCCATCCCCCTCAAAAAGGAGGGGAGACATTTCTGAGCTATAGCTAGTAGAATTGGCTTTGAATCTCAGTGACCAAGTGGGAGTTCAGGCTTGGCACAGCCTTGTTGGCCCGGCTGGGACTGAATCTATCTCCACTGACAACCTAGCTGCCCACACTGGAAACAGTGTGCTGTGAATCCTCCACCATCACCTGCTCTGAGGCCTACCTTTGGTGACCTCACATTTAGCCAGAGGCATGGACAGAACagcagctggagagagagagaatgggcttGGCACAAGGACCATAGAGAGTAAAGTTAGGAGCCAGTCTGTGAGAAAGAGGGGAGACTTGATCTTCAGTGCAGGTAACACTGGCAAGCTCCCTGCCTATGTCTGTTCACATCTGATCCCCTAAATACAACCACACCCTTGTCAaactgtttctggccttgggcaAGCTCTTAGGGCAGATCAACACTCTGTACCTTCCACCTCCAATCCCCAGGGTCTTAATGAATGTGGATTTCTGACTGTAACTGAAATCAATGCAACACATTGGATCTTGGGAGTAGCAGTAAACTGGAGGTTCTGAGAGCGTGGGCTCTGGGGTCGAGAATAAAGCCTTCAGAGTGTGTTTACTTGACAAATGTGCTGATCTTCCTTGAACACAGAGCAAATACACTCCACTGGTTTCTCTCACGTGCTGGGAGGCCAGTCTCTGATCTCCAAAATGCCAGGCCCAAGCTGTCCTGTGTTTTTCACAAATCTGCCTTCACTCAAGTGGGGAAGGATGCTGTTGGAATGAATGTTTCTGGAGATCACTGCTCCATTGTAAACATCTGTGTCCTAGACACCAGGTGATATAGGAAGGAAGCCCTTCTAGCATTTGTGGGAGGGTTCAGTGAGGTGACTGTCTCAGGGTTTCATTGTTATGAAGCGGCACCACgaccacagcaacttttataagagaaacatttaattggagctgggtTACAGTCtggaggtttagtctattatcttCACGGTGGGAccatgcatgcaggcagacatggttctagagaggtagttgagagttctacatctgaatccgcaggcagcaggaagagagagacacagggcctggcttgagcttctgaaacctcaaagcccagtaACACctgtcctccaacaaggccacacctctaatAAATGCCTCTCCATGGGAGGCCATCGTCATTCAgattcagaccaccacagtaaACTTCCTGTGATTAATCTTAGAAAACCTCAAAACTGAGGTTGGGGGTAAATGAGTATGATGGTGAGAGGCGCAGGCAGTATGTGAGGTTTTCACACAGGCCCAGGGAATCTGAAGCACACGAAACCTGGCCTTCCTGCTCCTGCCCACCCATCTCAGGATACCCTCGCTAGGTCTCTCCCCTTCATCAAAGCACACTGCTAGCAAAGGGAGGTGAGAACAGGGCATCTCATCTGTCTTCTAAAGACAACATGTAGAAGAACACACTAGAATCTGAAGACCATTAAAGCCTTTGATGAGCCAAGATCTAACGATATCAGACCATGCCCTGCACAGACAGGAAGGAGGCAGTCCTCTCTCCTGGCCATGGGAAACCCTGGGGCTTCACTGTGGCCTACTGGAAGGATTGGTGTTCTCTGTGGGAACTCTTTCTGAGAAACTCACATGTCATATGACTTAAGTGGTCCAAGCAGTGGGACACagcaacagcacacacacacacacacacacaaaagaactgTCCAAACAGGTAGCTTTTCCTAATGACAACTTCTTTTAATTAAAtacaaacaagaagaaaaaaaaaaaccccaaaaaacaaaacaaggcaccATGGCCCATTCAAGTATTTTGCATAGATGTACAAATATTGTAAACAATCAATAGGAGGACAAGAGAGGAGAGGACTATTTCCTGTGAACAATCtcccaaataaaaagaaaattcacaTTTGCCCTGGATCCCAGACGTAGACGTACACACAGTCATAGAAGAGGGCACTGGGAGTGTGACATTGGGGTGCTGGGCTAGCAGGCTTCCCAGGGGAAGGGGTACCTTTCCAGTTGGTGTTCCTGGCTTGTGTGTGGAGGAGTCGTTTGGGGCTGTGATTACATGCATTTGACCAAATGACTAGCTTTAGACCTAGCCTCCAATTTTAAGAATACAAGTCTCACACCCTCTTCGTCTCATAAGCAAATTAACTGAGCCTAGGGGAGACACTTTGGAGAAGGTTTACTGCAGAGTGGCAGGGACCTGTCACATTGCAGAGAATATAGATCCTAATATCTACAACGTCTTGAAGCAAGGGGAGAAAGGGGCTTCTCTCTTACCTGTGGAAGTCATCAAGGCAGAACGCAAGTGGGAAGTTGCAATTTGGAAGGAAGTAGCGCAGGCTAAACCTCTTCTAGAGATGGGGACCTGCGGTTTACAGGCCAGAAATGGCTTTAGGTCAGGCAGCTAATTTAGCTTCTAAAGACAGTTACAGcctgggctggggatgtagctcagctgctAGAGCGTTTGCTTATATACGTATGAACACCTGGGTTTGAACGCAGGACCACATAAACCACCTGCAGTCTTAGCACTCGGGAAGAAGCAAAGCGCTCAGGAGTTCAAAGGTCATCCTTGACTTTTTAGTTAGTGAGTTGAAAGCCAACCTGGGATATAAAAGACActgtcttaatttttatttgtttttgtggaaACGGTTtcctctgagtagccctggctgtcctggaactcccccccccccttttttttaaagactggcctagcttcaaactcagagatccacctgcctctgttgggACTGAAGGGGCGTGTCACTAAACCTAGCTATGAATTGAACTTCCCTCAGCCCACTGGAGCTTTGGCTTTGACCTACCTCATTGTCTGCTAACATCTCAACAGTGGGTGGGCCCAGAGATGCCCTCAAAAGTCATTTCTAGTCTTGTTCACTTTCAATGCATAGGAAAAGGCCTTTTCAGCCTTGATGCCCCCCCACAGACTTGATGTACATTGACCCAAGGTTTCTGTTGCAACTAACCCCTCCTTTCCCTGTGGTaatatttttttcccctcctaaGTGACAATCCTTTGGGGGAAAAACTCTGCCCTTGAAGTCTGTCTATATCTCTATGGGACACTTCACAGTGCACAAGGGAATGGGGGCCTCCCTATGGCAGCTTCCCTGGCCCTTTGGAAATGAATGCCAGGAATCAAGTT is part of the Meriones unguiculatus strain TT.TT164.6M chromosome 11, Bangor_MerUng_6.1, whole genome shotgun sequence genome and encodes:
- the Nipal4 gene encoding magnesium transporter NIPA4: MELRVANFNGSCENGSIVSLYCSSQEVLCQIVRGISPEEPGNATSLTWQERVRKKYGFYIGVGLAFLSCFLIGSSVILKKKGLIRLVATGATRAVNGGYGYLKDPMWWAGFATMSAGEVANFGAYAFAPATVVTPLGALSVLISAIFSSYCLGECLNLLGKLGCVICMAGSTVMVIHAPKEEKVTTVTEMASKMKDTGFVIFAVLLVVSCLILIFIVAPRYGQRNILIYIIICSVIGSFSVTAVKGLGVTIRNFFQGLPVVRHPLPYILSLILGLSIIIQVNFLNRALDIFNTSLVFPIYYVFFTTVVVTSSIVLFKEWYTMTAVDIVGTLSGFVTIILGVFMLHAFKDLDINQISLPHTHKNTTPAPAPEPTVIKLEDKNVLVDNIELASTPSPQQKPKVFMIHS